A genomic stretch from Bosea sp. F3-2 includes:
- a CDS encoding MarR family winged helix-turn-helix transcriptional regulator has translation MLMTSMPTKPPPTVGFLLHDVARLLRKRFEQNARDTGLTRSQWQVLAYLDRNAGIQQGALAELIDVEPITVGRIVDKLESCGLAERRAHPTDRRSWQLYLTEKAGPTLEKMRVLGEITRAEAFGAIPEAERARLLGLLETMKENLVAACQSPAAEGQARHG, from the coding sequence ATGCTTATGACAAGCATGCCTACCAAACCGCCGCCGACCGTAGGCTTCCTCCTCCATGATGTCGCGCGGCTGCTGCGCAAGCGCTTCGAGCAGAACGCCCGCGACACCGGGCTGACGCGCTCGCAGTGGCAGGTGCTCGCCTATCTCGACCGGAATGCCGGCATCCAGCAGGGCGCGCTCGCCGAGCTGATCGATGTCGAGCCGATCACCGTCGGCCGGATCGTTGACAAGCTGGAGAGCTGCGGTCTGGCCGAGCGCAGGGCGCACCCGACCGACCGGCGCAGCTGGCAGCTCTACCTGACCGAGAAGGCCGGGCCGACGCTCGAAAAGATGCGTGTGCTCGGCGAAATCACGCGGGCAGAGGCGTTCGGCGCGATTCCGGAAGCGGAGCGCGCGCGACTGCTCGGCCTGCTCGAAACCATGAAAGAGAATCTCGTGGCCGCCTGCCAGTCGCCGGCGGCCGAAGGACAGGCCCGCCATGGATGA
- a CDS encoding L,D-transpeptidase: MNLSKTLAGIGLACLPLLALSGISLAQPRPPAGMKETMDIGDEPGRVSTEEVSITEGPYARQMVLFRSNEAPGTVVIHSGERFLYVIQGNGRALRYGIGVGREGFTWSGQVQVSRKSEWPDWRPPPEMLQRQPYLPRFMAGGPGNPMGARALYLGSTVFRVHGTNQPETIGQAISSGCFRLANGDIVDLYERVPVGTKVVIRHNATL; this comes from the coding sequence ATGAATCTCTCAAAGACCCTTGCCGGCATCGGCCTCGCCTGCCTGCCGCTGCTCGCCCTCTCCGGCATCTCCCTGGCGCAGCCGCGCCCGCCTGCGGGGATGAAGGAGACGATGGATATCGGGGACGAACCCGGCCGGGTCTCCACCGAGGAGGTCAGCATCACAGAGGGCCCCTATGCCCGGCAGATGGTGCTGTTCCGCTCCAACGAGGCGCCCGGTACGGTCGTGATCCATTCCGGCGAGCGCTTTCTCTATGTGATCCAGGGCAATGGCCGGGCGCTGCGCTACGGCATCGGCGTCGGCCGCGAGGGCTTCACCTGGTCCGGCCAGGTCCAGGTCAGCCGCAAGTCCGAGTGGCCGGATTGGCGCCCGCCGCCGGAGATGCTGCAGCGCCAGCCCTATCTGCCGCGCTTCATGGCCGGCGGCCCCGGCAATCCGATGGGCGCGCGCGCGCTCTATCTCGGCTCGACCGTCTTCCGCGTCCACGGCACCAACCAGCCCGAGACGATCGGCCAGGCGATCTCGTCCGGCTGCTTCCGGCTCGCCAATGGCGACATCGTCGATCTCTATGAGCGCGTCCCGGTCGGGACCAAGGTGGTCATCCGCCACAACGCCACGCTGTGA
- a CDS encoding GYD domain-containing protein, with amino-acid sequence MTTYIMLANWTDQGARNVNASPNRLDAAKQALKDMGGEFKAFFMTMGKYDMVIVCEAPDDAVQARFALQLAMLGNVRTQTLKAFPEAAYREIIRSVS; translated from the coding sequence ATGACAACCTACATCATGCTGGCCAATTGGACCGATCAGGGCGCGCGCAACGTCAACGCCTCGCCGAACCGTCTCGACGCTGCCAAGCAGGCGCTCAAGGATATGGGCGGCGAGTTCAAGGCCTTCTTCATGACGATGGGCAAATACGACATGGTGATCGTCTGCGAAGCCCCGGACGACGCGGTCCAGGCGCGCTTCGCCCTGCAGCTCGCCATGCTCGGCAATGTCCGCACCCAAACCCTCAAGGCCTTTCCCGAGGCGGCCTATCGCGAGATCATCCGCTCGGTGAGCTGA
- a CDS encoding alpha/beta-hydrolase family protein, giving the protein MARWIRGQFASLSGVGLALGTLLFAAALTPTLVPRSYLTQGALAGICFAIGYGLGVLSRQLWRYLELPGPSERLRRPVNAAILILSVLIALWFLWKAADWQNSIRAVFNLPLLPSLHPAQLCLVALATFVLVLIVARLFKRLAAWIVGITRRYIPPRLANIIGFGLAALLFWSLASDVLARSVFRALDSSYREFDALLEPERAQPTDPNKTGSKASLVTWRELGRAGREFIAAGPTATRISTQTGRPAQEPIRVYVGLRGAETAEARAKLALEELKRVGGFSRSTLIVVTPTGTGWVDPSAMDALEYLRDGDVASVAVQYSYLSSPLSLLTQPEYGAETARALFREIYRYWTALPHDRRPKLYLHGLSLGAMNSEKSAELFEMIGDPIDGALWSGPPFETRGWRSITESRNPGSPQWLPEFRDSRIVRFMNQNGPSVPSDRPWGAMRLVYLQYASDPIVFFDYRDAYRQPDWMRQPRGPDVSAELRWYPIVTMLQLALDMAVATSTPIGYGHVYAPEHYVEAWTTVLGTGRWPAEELAALKQHLADRARTPAGGESPAGTPYDNRGG; this is encoded by the coding sequence GTGGCGCGTTGGATTCGCGGGCAGTTTGCGTCGCTGTCAGGTGTGGGACTGGCGCTGGGAACCCTGCTATTCGCCGCCGCTCTGACGCCCACCCTCGTGCCGCGCAGCTATTTGACGCAAGGCGCGCTGGCCGGCATCTGCTTTGCCATCGGCTACGGCCTCGGCGTGCTCTCCCGCCAGCTCTGGCGCTATCTCGAATTGCCGGGACCATCGGAGCGCCTGCGGCGCCCGGTGAATGCCGCGATCCTGATCCTGTCGGTGCTGATCGCGTTGTGGTTTCTCTGGAAGGCGGCGGATTGGCAGAACTCGATCCGTGCCGTCTTCAACCTGCCCCTGCTTCCCAGTTTGCACCCGGCCCAGCTCTGCCTCGTCGCGCTTGCGACCTTCGTGCTGGTCCTGATCGTCGCGCGCCTGTTCAAGCGGCTGGCCGCCTGGATCGTCGGCATCACCAGGCGATACATCCCCCCTCGGCTCGCCAACATCATCGGGTTTGGTCTGGCGGCGCTGCTGTTCTGGTCGCTGGCGAGCGATGTCCTGGCTCGCTCGGTCTTTCGCGCGCTCGATTCCTCCTATCGCGAGTTCGACGCGCTGCTCGAACCGGAGCGCGCGCAGCCGACCGATCCGAACAAGACCGGCAGCAAAGCCTCCCTCGTCACATGGCGCGAACTCGGCCGCGCCGGCCGCGAATTCATCGCCGCCGGCCCGACCGCCACACGGATCAGCACCCAGACCGGACGCCCTGCCCAGGAGCCGATCCGGGTCTATGTCGGCCTGCGCGGCGCCGAAACAGCGGAAGCGAGGGCCAAGCTCGCGCTGGAGGAACTCAAGCGCGTCGGCGGCTTCTCCCGCTCGACGCTCATCGTCGTCACGCCGACGGGCACGGGCTGGGTCGATCCATCCGCGATGGATGCACTCGAATACCTGCGCGATGGCGACGTCGCCAGCGTCGCGGTGCAGTACTCCTATCTGAGCAGCCCCCTCTCCCTTCTGACTCAGCCTGAATACGGAGCCGAGACTGCCCGCGCACTCTTCCGCGAGATCTATCGCTACTGGACCGCCCTACCCCACGACAGGCGCCCGAAGCTCTATCTGCACGGCCTCAGCCTCGGCGCCATGAACTCGGAGAAATCCGCAGAGCTGTTCGAAATGATCGGCGATCCGATCGACGGAGCGCTCTGGAGCGGCCCGCCCTTCGAAACCCGGGGCTGGCGCTCGATCACAGAATCTCGCAATCCCGGCTCACCACAATGGCTGCCCGAGTTCCGGGACAGCCGCATCGTCCGCTTCATGAACCAGAACGGCCCGTCCGTCCCATCCGACCGGCCCTGGGGGGCGATGCGGCTGGTCTATCTGCAATATGCCAGCGATCCGATCGTCTTCTTCGACTACCGCGATGCCTATCGGCAGCCGGACTGGATGAGACAGCCGCGCGGGCCGGATGTCTCGGCGGAGCTGCGCTGGTATCCGATCGTCACCATGCTGCAGCTGGCGCTCGACATGGCCGTCGCGACCAGCACTCCCATCGGTTACGGGCATGTCTATGCCCCCGAACACTATGTCGAGGCGTGGACGACAGTCCTTGGCACCGGCCGCTGGCCGGCGGAAGAGCTTGCAGCTCTGAAGCAGCATCTGGCCGATCGGGCACGGACTCCGGCGGGCGGCGAAAGCCCTGCCGGCACCCCCTATGACAACAGGGGCGGATAG
- a CDS encoding NAD kinase gives MTERFGAISFVASDTPEAQAALHKLVERYGNANPAEADVVVALGGDGLMLQTLHRFLGTGKPIYGMNRGSVGFLMNEFKERGLQKRLEAAQRSIVHPLSMQAVECNGATVQAKAINEVSLLRRSYQAAKLRISVDGQVRLSELIADGLLLATPAGSTAYNLSANGPILPLDAPLLALTPISAFRPRRWRGALLPDHAKVFIEVLEADKRPVSAVADHTQIDEVSSVSIEIDRTVDLVMMHDPGHSLDERILREQFGY, from the coding sequence ATGACTGAACGCTTCGGCGCGATCTCCTTCGTCGCCAGTGATACGCCTGAAGCGCAGGCGGCGCTCCACAAGCTGGTCGAGCGCTATGGCAACGCCAATCCAGCGGAAGCGGATGTCGTGGTCGCGCTCGGCGGCGACGGGCTGATGCTGCAGACGCTCCACCGCTTTCTCGGCACCGGCAAACCGATCTACGGGATGAATCGCGGCTCGGTCGGCTTTCTGATGAACGAGTTCAAGGAGCGCGGACTGCAAAAGCGGCTGGAGGCCGCCCAGCGCAGCATCGTGCATCCGCTCTCGATGCAGGCCGTGGAATGCAATGGCGCAACGGTGCAGGCCAAGGCGATCAACGAAGTTTCGCTGCTGCGCCGTTCCTACCAGGCCGCCAAGCTGCGGATCTCGGTCGATGGCCAGGTGCGATTGTCGGAATTGATCGCCGACGGGCTTCTGCTCGCGACGCCTGCCGGCTCCACCGCCTACAATCTCTCGGCCAATGGGCCGATCCTGCCGCTCGATGCGCCGCTGCTCGCGCTGACGCCGATCTCGGCCTTTCGGCCGCGCCGCTGGCGCGGCGCGCTGCTGCCGGACCATGCCAAGGTCTTCATAGAGGTGCTGGAAGCCGATAAGCGCCCGGTCAGCGCCGTTGCCGATCATACCCAGATCGACGAGGTCAGCTCCGTTTCGATCGAGATCGACCGCACAGTCGATCTCGTCATGATGCACGATCCCGGCCACAGCCTGGACGAGCGCATCCTGCGCGAACAGTTCGGCTACTGA
- a CDS encoding HlyD family secretion protein: MDDVARRTEADAEMAPEPRDNVTEIKRAGEAKAPPAPAANVPEAAPIVVSAAPAARPARNHKRQLLFALLPVALIVGGYAYVTGGQVMSTDNAYVQADIVGISTDVAGIVSEVDVRDNQPVKAGDVLFRLDDKPFRFALERADAQIGVVNNDLEALKASYKGMQSQIAQAESDIAFYQTTFKRQQDLATKSVASQATYDQAKHDLDGAQQKLVQLHNQLAGIAANLNGKPDAPVEEHPRYRDAVAARAEAARQLDHTVVRASMDGIVTNVPSLQKGQYLAEATNAFSLVSTDHVWIQANPKETELTWVRPGQKAEVYVDSYPGASWSGTVDSISPASAASFSLLPAQNTSGNWVKVVQRIAMRVKIETPPDRPQLRAGMSVTLDVDTGHARGLPDFVGSAMGMSKNPGMGKKTENNHG; this comes from the coding sequence ATGGATGACGTTGCCAGAAGAACCGAAGCCGACGCGGAGATGGCGCCCGAGCCGCGTGACAATGTGACCGAGATCAAGCGCGCGGGAGAGGCGAAGGCGCCGCCTGCGCCCGCCGCCAACGTTCCCGAGGCGGCGCCTATCGTCGTTTCGGCGGCCCCGGCGGCGCGTCCTGCGCGCAACCACAAGCGCCAGCTGCTCTTCGCACTGCTGCCGGTTGCGCTGATCGTGGGGGGATATGCCTATGTCACCGGTGGTCAGGTGATGTCGACCGACAATGCCTATGTGCAGGCCGATATCGTCGGCATCTCGACCGATGTCGCCGGCATCGTCAGCGAGGTCGACGTCCGCGACAACCAGCCGGTCAAGGCTGGCGACGTGCTCTTCCGGCTCGATGACAAGCCGTTTCGTTTCGCTTTGGAGCGGGCCGATGCGCAGATCGGCGTGGTCAACAACGATCTCGAGGCGCTGAAGGCGAGCTACAAGGGCATGCAGAGCCAGATCGCCCAGGCCGAGAGCGATATCGCGTTCTACCAGACCACGTTCAAGCGCCAGCAGGATCTCGCCACCAAATCCGTTGCCTCACAGGCGACCTACGACCAGGCCAAGCACGATCTCGATGGGGCGCAGCAGAAGCTCGTCCAGCTGCACAATCAGCTCGCCGGCATCGCCGCCAACCTGAACGGAAAGCCCGATGCGCCGGTCGAGGAGCATCCGCGCTACCGCGATGCCGTCGCCGCCCGTGCCGAGGCGGCCCGCCAGCTCGACCACACCGTGGTGCGTGCATCGATGGACGGCATCGTCACCAATGTGCCCTCGCTGCAGAAGGGGCAGTATCTGGCGGAGGCGACCAACGCCTTCAGCCTGGTTTCCACGGACCATGTCTGGATCCAGGCCAACCCCAAGGAAACCGAGCTGACCTGGGTGCGGCCCGGGCAGAAGGCCGAGGTCTATGTCGACAGCTATCCGGGCGCGAGCTGGAGCGGCACAGTCGACAGCATCAGCCCAGCCTCGGCGGCGAGCTTCTCGCTGCTGCCGGCGCAGAACACCAGCGGCAACTGGGTCAAGGTGGTGCAGCGCATCGCCATGCGGGTGAAGATCGAGACGCCGCCCGACCGGCCGCAACTGCGCGCCGGCATGAGCGTGACGCTCGATGTCGACACCGGCCACGCACGCGGCCTGCCAGATTTCGTCGGCTCCGCCATGGGCATGAGCAAGAACCCGGGCATGGGCAAGAAGACCGAGAACAATCATGGCTAG
- a CDS encoding amino acid ABC transporter substrate-binding protein: MSKASWFRLPGLAAGAALAATLAAPAGAGTLDTVKQRGTLQCGVSEGVLGFSAKDAEGKWNGFDVDFCRAVAAAVLGDANKIAFTPLSASERFDALKGGKVDLLARNSTWTLGREAELGLAFAGITYHDGQGFLAKRSLKVDSALSLDKAKICVEAGTTTQLNLADFFKANSMTYEEKVYPSAAEAFAAFESGQCDVLTRDQSALHGERLRLAKPADAIVLPDVISKEPLGPVVRSDDFPWFNVVKWVNFALVNAEELGIATGNVDEALKSQKPDARRFTGAEGGFGKAMGLDADWAIRAVKATGNYAEIYERNLGTGSKLGIPRGLNQLWSMGGVLYAPPLR, encoded by the coding sequence ATGTCGAAGGCCTCATGGTTTCGCCTGCCCGGCCTCGCCGCCGGCGCCGCGCTTGCCGCCACGCTGGCGGCCCCGGCAGGTGCAGGCACACTCGATACGGTGAAACAGCGCGGCACGCTCCAGTGTGGCGTCAGCGAGGGCGTGCTCGGCTTCTCGGCCAAGGATGCCGAAGGCAAGTGGAACGGCTTCGATGTCGATTTCTGTCGCGCCGTCGCGGCCGCGGTCCTCGGCGACGCGAACAAGATCGCCTTCACGCCGCTCTCCGCCAGCGAGCGCTTCGACGCGCTGAAGGGCGGCAAGGTCGATCTGCTGGCACGCAACTCGACCTGGACGCTCGGCCGCGAGGCTGAGCTCGGTCTCGCCTTCGCCGGTATCACCTATCATGACGGCCAGGGCTTCCTGGCGAAACGCTCGCTCAAGGTCGACAGCGCGCTGTCTCTCGACAAGGCCAAGATCTGCGTCGAGGCCGGCACCACGACGCAGCTCAACCTTGCCGACTTCTTCAAGGCCAATTCCATGACCTATGAGGAGAAGGTCTATCCGAGCGCGGCGGAGGCTTTCGCCGCCTTCGAGAGCGGGCAATGCGACGTGCTGACCCGCGACCAGTCGGCGCTGCACGGCGAGCGGCTCAGGCTGGCGAAGCCGGCGGATGCGATCGTGCTGCCGGACGTGATCTCGAAGGAGCCGCTCGGCCCGGTGGTGCGCAGCGACGACTTCCCCTGGTTCAACGTGGTGAAGTGGGTGAACTTCGCTTTGGTCAACGCCGAAGAGCTCGGCATCGCCACTGGCAATGTCGACGAGGCCCTGAAATCGCAGAAGCCCGACGCACGCCGCTTCACCGGCGCTGAAGGCGGCTTCGGCAAGGCCATGGGGCTCGATGCCGACTGGGCGATCCGCGCCGTCAAGGCGACCGGCAACTACGCCGAGATCTACGAGCGCAATCTCGGGACCGGCTCGAAGCTCGGCATTCCCCGCGGCCTCAACCAGCTCTGGAGCATGGGCGGCGTGCTCTACGCTCCGCCGCTGCGATAG
- a CDS encoding MBL fold metallo-hydrolase yields the protein MNQAPGFYRYKVGDVTVTAINDGFAKRPLDGLVRNAELADVKKAMEQAFLPQDALNITFTTLAIQSGGKLTLIDTGNGDSGAPTSGSWMANFKAAGLDPKNVSSIVFSHFHGDHINGFRLKDGSAVFPNAEVMVPAAEWAFWMDDAKMNAAPEAMKGAFAGVRRVFGPISKDVKQFEPGKEIVPGLTPIAAPGHTPGHTVFALTSGNGKLMIMSDTTNHPALFVRNPDWSAVFDMDGPQAAATRRRLLDMVSSDRMQVAFYHAPFPAVGHIAKDGTGFELVPVQWTPAI from the coding sequence GTGAACCAAGCTCCCGGTTTCTATCGCTACAAGGTCGGCGATGTGACGGTTACCGCCATCAATGACGGTTTTGCCAAGCGCCCGCTGGATGGCCTCGTCCGCAATGCCGAACTGGCCGACGTCAAGAAAGCAATGGAGCAGGCGTTCCTGCCGCAGGACGCGCTGAACATCACCTTCACCACGCTCGCGATCCAGAGCGGCGGCAAGCTGACACTGATCGACACCGGCAATGGCGATTCCGGCGCGCCGACCTCCGGCAGCTGGATGGCGAACTTCAAGGCCGCCGGCCTCGACCCGAAGAATGTCTCGAGCATCGTGTTCAGCCATTTCCACGGCGACCATATCAACGGCTTCCGACTCAAGGACGGCTCGGCCGTCTTCCCGAATGCGGAAGTCATGGTGCCAGCCGCCGAATGGGCGTTCTGGATGGATGACGCCAAGATGAACGCTGCGCCGGAGGCCATGAAAGGCGCCTTCGCCGGCGTACGGCGCGTCTTCGGCCCGATTTCCAAAGACGTGAAGCAGTTCGAGCCGGGCAAGGAGATCGTGCCGGGGCTGACCCCGATCGCCGCGCCCGGTCATACGCCCGGCCACACCGTCTTCGCCCTCACCTCGGGCAACGGCAAGCTGATGATCATGTCGGACACGACCAATCACCCCGCACTCTTCGTGCGCAATCCGGACTGGTCGGCGGTCTTCGATATGGACGGCCCGCAGGCCGCCGCCACCCGCCGCAGGCTGCTCGACATGGTCTCAAGCGATCGGATGCAGGTCGCCTTCTACCATGCGCCCTTCCCCGCCGTCGGGCATATCGCGAAGGACGGCACCGGCTTCGAGCTGGTGCCGGTGCAGTGGACCCCGGCAATCTGA
- the rlmB gene encoding 23S rRNA (guanosine(2251)-2'-O)-methyltransferase RlmB, giving the protein MAPPFRPKQARPTGGRPGAHRAGGPPPHRPGDIDEAVLFGVHPVVEALRNPQRRHRRLLATENGLRRLQEVVGMLPLEPEIVRPSEIDRLLTPDSVHQGLYLVCDPLPSLELDSLADDAIVLALDQITDPHNVGAILRSAAAFGAAAVIVTIRHSPAATGVLAKSASGALEHVPLIAVRNLGDALETLGGRGFLRIGFDSDGDVALDEVALKRPLVMVMGAEGKGLRQRTRELCDHVARLEVPGAITSLNVSNATAIALYVASRR; this is encoded by the coding sequence ATGGCCCCGCCATTCCGCCCGAAACAAGCCAGGCCCACAGGCGGCAGACCCGGCGCCCACCGCGCCGGCGGCCCACCGCCGCATCGGCCCGGCGATATCGACGAGGCCGTGCTTTTCGGCGTCCATCCCGTGGTCGAGGCCCTGCGCAACCCGCAGCGCCGGCACCGGCGCCTGCTCGCCACCGAGAACGGGCTGCGGCGGTTGCAGGAGGTGGTCGGGATGCTCCCGCTCGAGCCCGAGATCGTGCGCCCCTCCGAGATCGACCGGCTGCTGACGCCCGATTCAGTGCATCAAGGCCTTTATCTGGTCTGCGATCCCCTGCCCTCGCTTGAGCTCGACAGCCTGGCGGACGATGCGATCGTGCTGGCACTCGACCAGATCACCGATCCGCACAATGTTGGCGCCATCCTGCGCTCCGCGGCAGCCTTCGGCGCGGCGGCCGTCATCGTCACGATCCGCCATTCGCCCGCGGCCACCGGCGTGCTGGCGAAATCAGCCTCCGGCGCCCTGGAGCATGTGCCGCTGATCGCGGTGCGCAACCTCGGCGACGCGCTGGAGACGCTGGGCGGACGCGGCTTCCTGCGTATCGGCTTCGATTCGGACGGCGATGTTGCGCTCGACGAAGTCGCGCTGAAGCGGCCGCTCGTCATGGTGATGGGCGCGGAAGGCAAGGGCCTGCGCCAACGCACCCGCGAGCTCTGCGATCACGTCGCGCGGCTTGAAGTCCCCGGTGCGATCACCAGCCTCAACGTCTCGAACGCCACAGCAATCGCGCTCTACGTCGCGAGCCGCCGCTAG
- a CDS encoding MFS transporter, which translates to MTREERKVIIASSAGTVFEWYDFYLAGSLAANIAQTFVPGDNDTAKFIFVLFGFAAGFAVRPFGALFFGRLGDMIGRKYTFLVTMTVMGISTFVVGLLPGFQTIGYAAPVIFIACRLLQGLALGGEYGGAATYVAEHAPMGRRGFYTSWIQTTATVGLFLSLIVILGLRLSMTPETFAAWGWRIPFLLSIILLGFSIWIRLQLAESPAFVKMKEEGTHSKAPLSEAFGTWENAKIGIIALLGGTAGQAVVWYTGQFYALFFLTQTLKIDGTTANLLIALSLLAGTPFFILFGWLSDKIGRKPILLAGCLIAALTYFPLFTMLASTANPKLIAATENVKLALTADPAECGTLFDPVGVRSFTKPCDVVRRTLATNSIHYELVPGPAGSPLKATINGKDAPSGAADLVAAAQAAGYPKAGDATILKTPSIGQVLTDGRALKATGILFVLVLFVTMVYGPIAALLVELFPTRIRYSGMSLPYHIGNGWFGGFLPPTAFAIVAASGNIFSGLWYPIVVALGTFVIGLLFLPETKDRDILK; encoded by the coding sequence ATGACCAGGGAAGAAAGGAAGGTCATTATCGCCTCGTCGGCCGGTACGGTCTTCGAGTGGTATGACTTCTATCTGGCGGGCTCGCTCGCCGCCAACATCGCCCAGACCTTCGTGCCCGGCGACAACGATACGGCGAAATTCATCTTCGTGCTGTTCGGCTTCGCCGCGGGCTTCGCGGTTCGTCCGTTCGGCGCGCTGTTCTTCGGCCGCCTCGGTGACATGATCGGCCGCAAATACACCTTCCTGGTCACGATGACCGTGATGGGCATTTCCACCTTCGTCGTCGGCCTGCTGCCCGGCTTCCAGACGATCGGCTATGCCGCTCCGGTGATCTTTATTGCCTGCCGCCTGCTGCAGGGCCTGGCGCTCGGCGGCGAATATGGCGGCGCCGCGACCTATGTCGCCGAGCATGCCCCGATGGGACGGCGCGGCTTCTACACCTCGTGGATCCAGACGACCGCGACGGTCGGCCTGTTCCTGTCGCTGATCGTCATTCTCGGCCTGCGCCTCAGCATGACGCCGGAAACCTTCGCCGCCTGGGGCTGGCGCATTCCGTTCCTGCTCTCGATCATCCTGCTCGGCTTCTCGATCTGGATCCGTCTCCAGCTCGCCGAATCGCCGGCCTTCGTGAAGATGAAGGAAGAGGGCACCCATTCGAAGGCCCCGCTCTCCGAAGCCTTCGGCACCTGGGAGAACGCCAAGATCGGCATCATCGCGCTGCTCGGCGGCACCGCCGGCCAGGCGGTGGTCTGGTACACCGGCCAGTTCTACGCGCTGTTCTTCCTGACGCAGACCCTGAAGATCGACGGCACCACCGCCAACCTGCTGATCGCGCTCTCGCTGCTCGCCGGCACGCCGTTCTTTATCCTCTTCGGCTGGCTCTCGGACAAGATCGGCCGCAAGCCCATCCTGCTCGCCGGCTGCCTGATCGCGGCGCTGACCTACTTCCCGCTGTTCACGATGCTCGCGAGCACGGCCAATCCGAAGCTGATCGCGGCGACCGAGAACGTGAAGCTCGCCCTCACCGCCGATCCGGCCGAGTGCGGCACGCTCTTCGATCCGGTCGGGGTGCGCAGCTTCACCAAGCCCTGCGACGTCGTCCGCCGCACGCTGGCCACCAACTCGATCCATTATGAGCTGGTGCCCGGCCCGGCCGGCTCGCCGCTCAAGGCGACGATCAACGGCAAGGATGCGCCGAGCGGCGCAGCCGATCTCGTCGCCGCCGCCCAGGCCGCCGGCTATCCGAAGGCGGGTGACGCGACCATCCTGAAGACGCCCTCGATCGGCCAGGTGCTGACCGACGGCCGCGCCCTGAAGGCTACCGGCATCCTGTTCGTGCTCGTCCTCTTCGTGACGATGGTCTACGGCCCGATCGCGGCCCTGCTGGTCGAACTCTTCCCGACCCGCATCCGCTACTCCGGCATGTCGTTGCCCTATCACATCGGCAACGGCTGGTTCGGCGGCTTCCTGCCTCCGACCGCCTTCGCGATCGTGGCTGCAAGCGGCAACATCTTCTCGGGCCTGTGGTACCCGATCGTCGTGGCGCTCGGCACCTTCGTGATCGGCCTGCTCTTCCTGCCGGAAACCAAGGACCGCGACATCCTGAAGTGA
- a CDS encoding AAA family ATPase, whose amino-acid sequence MTGRTDRLIVLTGGPGSGKTTLIEALAKRGFAVQPEAGRAIIRDQQAIGGEGLPWKNRALFAELMLAADLRSYHEACGQAEFAFFDRGLPDIVGYLALCGLPVPPHAEAAAERFRYRRTVFIAPPWPAIFGQDAERKQDFAEAERTYEAMARTYPRYGYDLVELPQESVENRVDFILKRLGAAS is encoded by the coding sequence ATGACAGGCAGGACAGACCGGCTGATCGTCCTCACGGGAGGACCGGGCTCGGGCAAGACGACCCTGATCGAGGCGCTGGCGAAACGCGGCTTTGCCGTGCAACCGGAGGCCGGCCGGGCGATCATTCGCGACCAGCAGGCGATTGGCGGCGAGGGATTGCCGTGGAAGAATCGCGCGCTCTTCGCGGAGCTGATGCTCGCGGCGGATCTGCGCAGCTACCATGAGGCGTGTGGGCAAGCCGAATTTGCCTTCTTCGACCGCGGGTTGCCCGACATCGTCGGCTATCTCGCGCTCTGCGGATTGCCGGTGCCGCCGCATGCCGAGGCCGCGGCGGAGCGATTCCGCTATCGCAGAACCGTGTTCATCGCGCCGCCATGGCCTGCGATCTTCGGGCAGGACGCGGAGCGCAAGCAGGATTTCGCAGAGGCCGAGCGGACCTATGAGGCGATGGCCCGGACCTATCCGCGTTACGGCTACGACCTCGTCGAATTGCCGCAGGAGAGTGTCGAAAACCGTGTCGATTTCATCCTGAAGCGCCTCGGCGCTGCGAGCTGA